The Glycine soja cultivar W05 chromosome 3, ASM419377v2, whole genome shotgun sequence genome window below encodes:
- the LOC114405766 gene encoding DEAD-box ATP-dependent RNA helicase 8-like, producing MNHNNNNRARYPPGMGIGRGGFNPNLGQNPSLNQNPNLNQNHHAFQARPPYHHQQQQPQYVQRHLLQPPPPQQQQQWLRRDANAVDEVEKTVQSEPMDSSSQDWKARLKIPPADTRYRTEDVTATKGNEFEDYFLKRELLMGIYEKGFERPSPIQEESIPIALTGSDILARAKNGTGKTAAFCIPALEKIDQDNNVIQVVILVPTRELALQTSQVCKELGKHLKIQVMVTTGGTSLKDDIMRLYQPVHLLVGTPGRILDLAKKGVCILKDCAMLVMDEADKLLSPEFQPSIEQLIHFLPTTRQILMFSATFPVTVKDFKDRYLRKPYVINLMDELTLKGITQFYAFVEERQKVHCLNTLFSKLQINQSIIFCNSVNRVELLAKKITELGYSCFYIHAKMLQDHRNRVFHDFRNGACRNLVCTDLFTRGIDIQAVNVVINFDFPKNAETYLHRVGRSGRFGHLGLAVNLITYEDRFNLYRIEQELGTEIKQIPPQIDQAIYCR from the exons ATGaatcacaacaacaacaatagagCGAGGTACCCTCCCGGGATGGGGATTGGTCGCGGAGGTTTCAATCCCAACCTGGGCCAGAACCCGAGCCTGAACCAGAACCCGAACCTGAACCAGAATCATCACGCGTTCCAGGCTCGGCCGCCGTACCACCACCAGCAACAACAGCCGCAGTATGTGCAGAGGCATTTGTTGCAGCCGCCGCCGccgcagcagcagcagcagtggCTGAGAAGGGATGCCAATGCCGTCGACGAGGTCGAGAAGACCGTGCAGTCCGAACCCATGGATTCGAG TTCCCAAGATTGGAAAGCAAGACTAAAGATTCCACCAGCTGATACTCGCTATAGGACAGAG GATGTAACGGCAACTAAAGGAAATGAGTTTGAGGATTACTTTTTGAAGCGTGAGCTGCTCATGGGAATATATGAGAAGGGTTTTGAAAGGCCTTCTCCCATCCAAGAAGAAAGCATTCCGATTGCTCTTACTGGTAGTGACATTCTTGCTAGGGCTAAGAACGGAACTGGCAAAACAGCTGCATTTTGCATTCCTGCATTGGAAAAAATTGACCAGgacaataatgttattcaag TTGTTATACTGGTCCCAACCCGAGAATTGGCATTGCAGACTTCTCAAGTGTGCAAAGAGCTTGGAAAGCACTTGAAAATTCAAGTTATGGTTACAACAGGTGGTACCAGCCTGAAAGATGATATAATGCGCTTATATCAACCAGTTCATTTACTAGTTGGAACTCCAGGAAGAATATTAGATCTTGCCAAGAAAGGTGTTTGTATTCTGAAAGATTGTGCTATGCTTGTTATGGATGAG GCCGATAAGCTTCTGTCCCCAGAGTTTCAACCTTCTATAGAGCAGCTGATTCATTTTCTTCCTACAACTCGTCAAATCTTGATGTTTTCAGCAACATTTCCTGTTACTGTAAAGGATTTCAAGGATAGGTATCTTCGAAAACCTTATGTCATCAACCTTATGGATGAGCTAACTCTGAAAGGTATTACACAATTTTATGCATTCGTGGAAGAGAGACAGAAAGTCCACTGTCTAAATACTCTTTTTTCTAAG CTGCAAATAAACCAGTCTATCATCTTCTGCAATTCAGTAAATCGGGTTGAACTCCTTGCCAAGAAAATCACAGAACTTGGGTATTCATGTTTCTACATTCATGCAAAGATGTTGCAAGACCATCGTAACAGAGTGTTTCATGACTTCCGCAATGGCGCATGTCGAAATCTTGTTTGTACTG ATCTTTTTACTAGAGGAATAGACATTCAAGCAGTAaatgttgttattaattttgattttcccAAGAATGCGGAGACTTATTTGCACAGG GTTGGTCGTTCAGGGAGGTTTGGGCACCTTGGTTTAGCTGTGAACTTGATTACCTATGAGGATCGCTTTAATCT ATATAGGATTGAACAAGAACTTGGAACTGAAATAAAGCAGATTCCCCCACAAATTGATCAGGCAATTTATTGCCGGTGA
- the LOC114405769 gene encoding transcription factor MYB41-like, with translation MGRKPCCDKMGLKKGPWTAEEDEILVNYINKNGGHGSWRSLPNLAGLLRCGKSCRLRWTNYLRPDIKRGSFTLEDEKLIIQLHGILGNRWAAIASQLPGRTDNEIKNLWNTHLKKRLICMGLDPQTHQPLASPHNPNDKAHASSSTSTRHMAQWESARLEAEARLSREPHLYNNNNKTDSDYFLRIWNSDLGESFRDVHKLESSIKCESQSATTDLASLTPASIVKEEFLWGVKKIVSDSSSSSSELHHDSCDTSLQLLLDFPMNNDMSFLEL, from the exons ATGGGAAGGAAACCATGTTGTGACAAGATGGGGTTGAAGAAAGGTCCTTGGACTGCTGAAGAGGATGAGATTCTTGTAAATTATATCAACAAGAATGGTGGTCATGGAAGTTGGCGTTCTCTCCCCAATTTAGCAG GTCTTCTTCGTTGTGGTAAGAGTTGCCGGTTAAGATGGACAAACTACCTCAGACCAGATATTAAACGTGGTTCCTTTACACTTGAGGATGAAAAACTAATCATACAGCTTCATGGTATCCTTGGAAATAG GTGGGCTGCTATAGCCTCTCAGCTACCAGGAAGAACAGACAATGAGATAAAAAACTTATGGAACACCCACTTGAAGAAACGTCTCATTTGCATGGGCCTTGACCCACAAACCCACCAACCACTAGCCTCTCCACATAACCCTAATGACAAGGCTCATGCATCATCATCCACTTCAACCCGCCACATGGCCCAGTGGGAGAGTGCAAGGCTTGAAGCAGAGGCAAGGCTCTCAAGGGAACCACActtatacaacaacaacaacaaaactgACTCTGACTACTTCCTACGAATTTGGAACTCTGATCTTGGAGAATCTTTTCGTGATGTCCACAAATTAGAATCTTCAATCAAATGTGAGTCACAGTCTGCCACAACGGATTTGGCTTCCTTAACCCCAGCAAGCATTGTGAAAGAGGAGTTTCTGTGGGGTGTTAAGAAAATTGTCTCGGATTCATCATCAAGCTCTAGTGAACTACACCATGACTCTTGTGACACTTCTTTGCAGCTCTTGTTAGACTTTCCTATGAACAATGACATGAGCTTCTTAGAATTATGA
- the LOC114405770 gene encoding remorin-like, with the protein MAELQTKVEPVPVPALAPVEPEPPLAEAPPLEQKAVVVPPPVPAAAEETKALVVVEKEKENEKIPEPVKKNATGGSLDRDIALAEIEKEKRLSNVKAWEESEKSKAENKAEKHLSAVAAWENSKIAALEAQLRKIEEQMEKKKAEYGEKMKNKIVLVHKQAEEKRAMVEAKRGEEILKAEEIAAKHRATGTTPKKAFGCF; encoded by the exons ATGGCAGAGCTCCAAACCAAGGTTGAACCTGTTCCAGTCCCGGCTCTGGCTCCGGTGGAGCCCGAGCCACCGCTGGCTGAGGCGCCGCCGCTCGAGCAGAAAGCGGTGGTGGTGCCTCCACCTGTTCCGGCAGCAGCAGAGGAAACCAAAGCTCTTGTTGTtgtggagaaggagaaggagaatgAGA AGATACCAGAACCTGTAAAAAAGAATGCCACAGGTGGATCCCTTGATAGAG ACATTGCTCTTGCAgaaatagagaaagagaaaaggttGTCTAATGTGAAGGCATGGGAAGAAAGTGAAAAATCCAAAGCAGAGAATAA AGCCGAAAAACATCTCTCTGCTGTTGCTGCTTGGGAAAACAGCAAGATAGCAGCTCTTGAAGCTCAGCTGAGAAAAATTGAG GAACAAATGGAGAAAAAGAAAGCCGAATATggtgaaaagatgaaaaacaaaatagtcTTAGTTCACAAGCAAGCAGAGGAGAAGAGAGCAATGGTTGAAGCCAAGCGTGGTGAAGAAATTCTCAAGGCAGAGGAAATAGCTGCAAAACACCGTGCAACTGGAACCACTCCAAAGAAGGCCTTTGgatgcttttaa